The proteins below come from a single Triticum aestivum cultivar Chinese Spring chromosome 5D, IWGSC CS RefSeq v2.1, whole genome shotgun sequence genomic window:
- the LOC123125858 gene encoding AAA-ATPase At3g50940, with translation MPSSSSYEKAKEVMAMATSVAASMMLVRSLANDLIPPEARSLLSYCLSGLQSRMAWRHTIVVEKTDGYYTNNVFYSVKTYLASRMENDNATRDVQRLHLSSGGLDDDDNPEKLVLGMEEGEEMIEVYQGAEFRWSLHSHDLPGDSSTTLGRGGGRQYYELTFHKKHKDKAIKAYVPHILATAKEIRDKDRPLTIYMNDGSDWSPMDLNHPSTFDTVAMDRTLKHSVIDDLDKFIKRKAYFKKIGKAWKRGYLLHGPPGTGKSSLIAAMANHLRFDIYDLELTGVHSNSDLRKLLIGMTNQSVLVIEDIDCTIDLKQRDDTSNTSSTKDENNKQVTLSGLLNIIDGLWSTSGEERIIVFTTNYKDRLDPALLRPGRMDMHVHMGYCTTEAFRILVNNYHSIDYHATYPQIEELMAEVEVTPAEVAETLMRSEEPDVVLHALIDLLKSKKELLAESATAYKEEDSGDDAKEEEEDCYDAKDNGDDDDYDNDET, from the coding sequence ATGCCTTCGTCGTCGTCCTACGAGAAGGCGAAAGAGGTCATGGCCATGGCCACGTCCGTCGCCGCGTCCATGATGCTGGTGCGCAGCCTCGCCAACGACCTGATCCCGCCCGAGGCGCGCAGCCTGCTCTCCTACTGCCTCAGCGGCCTGCAGTCCCGCATGGCGTGGCGCCACACCATCGTCGTCGAGAAGACCGACGGGTATTACACCAACAACGTCTTCTACTCCGTCAAGACCTACCTCGCGTCGCGCATGGAGAACGACAACGCCACCCGCGACGTGCAGCGCCTGCACCTCAGCAGCGGCGGCTTGGACGACGACGACAACCCCGAGAAGCTCGTCCTCGGCATGGAGGAGGGCGAGGAGATGATCGAGGTCTACCAAGGCGCCGAGTTCAGATGGAGCCTCCACTCCCACGACCTCCCCGGCGACTCCTCCACCACcctcggccgcggcggcggcaggcagTACTACGAGCTCACCTTCCACAAGAAGCACAAGGACAAGGCCATCAAAGCCTACGTCCCCCACATCCTCGCCACCGCCAAGGAGATAAGGGACAAGGACAGGCCTCTCACCATTTACATGAACGACGGCTCCGACTGGTCTCCCATGGacctcaaccacccctccaccttcgACACGGTCGCCATGGACCGCACGCTCAAGCACTCCGTCATCGACGACCTCGACAAGTTCATCAAAAGAAAGGCATACTTCAAGAAGATCGGCAAGGCCTGGAAGAGGGGCTACCTGCTACACGGCCCGCCCGGCACCGGCAAGTCCAGCCTCATCGCCGCCATGGCCAACCACCTCAGGTTCGACATATACGACCTCGAGCTCACCGGCGTCCACAGCAACTCCGACCTCAGGAAGCTTCTCATCGGGATGACCAACCAGTCCGTCCTCGTCATCGAGGACATCGACTGCACCATTGACCTCAAACAACGAGATGATACTAGTAACACTTCTAGCACCAAGGACGAGAACAACAAGCAGGTAACCTTGTCCGGGCTTCTCAACATCATCGACGGCCTATGGTCCACCAGCGGGGAGGAGAGGATCATCGTCTTCACGACCAACTACAAGGACCGTCTCGACCCTGCGCTTCTACGGCCCGGCAGGATGGACATGCACGTCCACATGGGATACTGCACCACCGAGGCCTTCAGGATTCTCGTCAACAACTACCACTCCATCGACTACCATGCCACGTATCCACAGATCGAGGAGCTGATGGCGGAGGTGGAAGTGACGCCTGCGGAGGTCGCCGAGACCTTGATGAGGAGCGAAGAGCCTGATGTCGTGCTCCATGCTCTTATCGACCTCCTAAAGTCAAAAAAAGAATTGTTGGCAGAATCTGCCACTGCCTACAAGGAGGAGGATTCTGGTGATGATgctaaggaggaggaggaggattgcTATGATGCTAAGGATAATGGCGACGATGATGATTATGATAACGACGAGACATAA